The genomic segment TCATTAGATGGAAAAAGCAGTTTAAGCAATTATTGGAAGAAACTGGCTATGTTACACCAGGAAAGCATTTGTCTGAAGTTAGAGTTCTTTTTATGGGCAGAGAATGCTTTGAAGCTCTTTCTCACCATGATTGTCAAGAAATATATGATCAACATCAAAAGGAAATTATTGAGAAAGCAAAACATAATTTTCAAGTAAGGATACACATTTtagtataaatagtaataacaacaatttaaatattttacattctatTGTACTTTCTGATTCTATATATTATAGGAACTACTACTAGAACATGCTGatttgttttatcattttaaaagtATAGCACCATCTGGTACTATAACACAAgatgatattaaagaaataacagATGCATTGGTCGATGATTTtaggtaattaattaaaattatctcttttttaaatgaatttacaaatatttttgaattatcTCTTATGGTGTACAGGTATAAGGCTTTAGATAGGCTGGATCAAGATAGAAAATTAATGCTTTTTCAACATTTGGGTTTTGTACATTGTCCCATAAGGGAACATTGTCCAGCTTATCCAAATTGCATGGATGCGCTTATAGAACGTATACTTGGAACAAAAGCTCACAGGTAAGGTTTAGTTTTTTTCAAATTAgacagataaaataaaatttcttatattccaatattattataataatgattTTTTAGACCTTCTTCATGGAATCACAGTAGCCAATGGCAATTAACATCTGATAATAATCAATTAAATTTAGTCATACTTGGAAGCAGTGGACTTGGCGAAGAATTCGCTCGTGAAATAAGAGCACAAACGGAGGACGACGAAGTAGAAATTGATTGTCAGTTATATACACTTGGATATCGAATAATCGATGGTGACGTCGGACTACCACACAATTCATTTACTACTTCTGACTTTATGCCTCATGGTATATGACAAtgctataattattatatatacacatatagttatactatatagaATAGAAGTGAAGTCTAAAAGCATTTTAAATTTACAGGTTCATTTTGTATTTACGCAGACGATTATTCATTTGAATATATTCGTTCTTCTTTAGAGAAAACTTTATTGTCGAATTTAGAACAGGAAGATAGGTTACCATTTCAAGGATTACCTATTGTTATTATGTTTGTGCCAGAATCAACTATAGACGAATTAGAAGCAATAAGACTTAGGAAAGAGGGTCAAAATCTTGCTGATAGGTACTAATTACTCATGTACTTTATATTTCATTGTAGATAGAAAAAAATTAACAGTCAATTTTTACATTAGTCTACAGTGTCCATTTATCGATGTCTGCATAGAGGATTTAGAGCAAGACAAAAGGTTCCCTGCTCCGCTTGTGAAAGATGCATTGCAGCAACTTATACAATCTATAAATCACAGAGctggttttttaaatatttaccaaaGTGTTATTGAATGTTTGGAACCGGATATTAGGTAACATAATCTTTAAGCAGACTATATTATGTGTTAAGAGGAGAgaaaatatatcaatattatttttattttagaataaTAATGTGTATGTTTTGTGGGGATCCATATTCTGTCGAGAACGTACTCGGTCCTTTACTTAATCATCAATGCTGTTTCCTTAGTGGCGATCGATCGATTGTTTTAGAAACATTTCTAGGAGAATCGAAACGAAGAGTTGAAGTTATTATTTCTAGTTTCCATGGAGCAAATGCATTTAGGGACGAATTAGTACATGGTTTCATATTGGTTTATTCCACAAAAAGGAAAGCATCACTTGCAACCCTTAAGTACGTGtaatataatcatttttatgtttcaaaacTATATCATTTTAATTCAACATTTTTTCATAGTGCATTTTCCATGAATATACCAAACTTACCGATACAAATAATGGCTGTGACCGATACTGGAGGTGCTAATGCTTTCTTCAGTAATGATTTAAGTCATTTACTTATCACGGAAGGAAATGCAATTGCGGATAAATTGCAAGCGCATTTTATGACCTCAGCATCCAGTTGCCAACAAAAGAGTATGCTATAGTATTTAAAGACACTACTTACTTTTTAACATCAAATTTTTTAGTTTAACttaatatttcgttttttaaatacatattgtgttacacataatatatatatattacagcgGCATTTTATACTCCATTCTTCAAAGAGGTATGGGAGAAGAAACCTGAAATTGAACAAGCATTTAATATGGAAGAGCCAGGTAATCTGAATGATAGTGGTGAAGGAACTCTGGAATACTCTGCATTACATCCTATGCCACCGCCACGACATGAAAGTTATCACCTTCAAACACCGGATGATGGGTAAGTAATTTGAAACTAGTCCTTAAAATGTCATCTAATTAATTGTGATTACcataaaaatttctttgtaCTTCAAAAATCTAATGTGAAGTAGTATGTCTGTAACTTTCAGAAGCGGTTCCGAATCGTACGAGCAATTAACTCCTGATGGTGATCTTGGAGATACGGGATTAAATGAACAGTTTGCAGACAATAGAGCTACGCCTAGTGACGACAGTGATATTTATAGCCAAGTAGATTTTTAtagagaggaaagagagagagatctGTTAAAACCAGGAGACATTACAAACAAATTATCCGGTTAGttttataataatgaaatgaaatggaGTGATGACGAAAtacctttttaaatataatttcattttttttataccttttttATCGCAATAGGTTGGGTGAAAGATACATTTATGCATCAAGATGGAGTAACTAATAGTTACTCCCATAGAGCTTTCACAACAGGCAGACGTCATATTTCCCAGGCAAAACCACGACCGAAAGGAAATAGCCAAACTTTAAAACAACctggtaaaataaatttaaaagatttttcaAATGTGACAGATGCCATAGCTAGAATGACAGTAGGCGAGAAGGATGAACACGGTCCGAAGATAACTATGGGTCATGCTCCTCTTGCTACACCTGAATTGGTAGATTTAGGTTCTGAATATGCCCAAGTTAAAGACGTAGTACCAAGCCTATATCCTTCTTACGATGGCGATTATATGTATGCTTCAGTACAAGATTCTATCGGAAATAATAAACCTAAGTTACGTCACAGACGCGAGAAAGGACAACCCTGTAAGGGtccaattaaaaaaatttttattggagtttattaatacatatatgttcattaattatataatttgttttatagCATATAGTGATTCTGACTCTGAATGGAGTTCTTTGGAAAGACAAAGGGTTGCTGATGTCTTAGGTAAAGTAAACAAAAAACCACCATCGCACAAAAGGATACGAAAAAAACGTACGGCTATACCTGTCGCTGCACCTAAAGTCCCATCATTGGCTAGCATGGGAAGTGGGGATGGTATTGTTGGTTTGAATTATAATGTTAAAGAGGATAAAAGTTGGCGTGTAAATCCTACAGAAAGAGGTATTATATGCATTAATTATGATGATTCTGTCAATTgtttcattattaaaatatgttatatgatgattttcttattagtgtCTAGTGAAACACCAGATTCTTCCGAATCTAGTGATCCGGACCACTCGAGATCGAGAGCAAAACAATATAAACACGCTGCTGCTAGTCTACGAAAAAGATTTGGAAATTCATTGCCACAACATCTACCTACATCATTACAACATCCCTACAATGTAAAACATATGACTCAAGAAATGTTTAGTGCTTCCTGTAAGTAAGATTGTCAttagtatcataatataaatcTTTTGCATgctaaaagatatta from the Bombus terrestris chromosome 1, iyBomTerr1.2, whole genome shotgun sequence genome contains:
- the LOC100644547 gene encoding rho GTPase-activating protein 190 isoform X3 yields the protein MARKSDNIKTINVAVVGLSGTEKDKGQVGVGKSCLCNRFMRSLNDDYNVDHISVLSQSDFSGRVVNNDHFLYWGEVTKTAEDGTEYQFQVIEHTEFIDDASFQPFKGGKMEPYAKRCAATKITSAEKLMYICKNQLGIEKEYEQKVLPDGKLNIDGFLCVFDVSVVPNRSIEKQIEIVANILNSLMKTKKPIVLVTTKNDDANEQYVKEAEKLIMRKEYKGSILIVETSAHENINIDLAFMILAQLIDKTKMRSKLTPFAEAARARKELLDASTESLQRLIRIHVTDYRALWSQASKKLAQHKEFSTFVELFGIDATQRLFRRHIKKLKDEQVAKKIQGYLDMLPEILHEICPDITNLINEEWSAVQQYIKEHPDFHQYFYECPEDIPWIDCDFGENNGTKIPYDVLETPEAETVFKNHINILQQEQRRLELPKRWKKQFKQLLEETGYVTPGKHLSEVRVLFMGRECFEALSHHDCQEIYDQHQKEIIEKAKHNFQELLLEHADLFYHFKSIAPSGTITQDDIKEITDALVDDFRYKALDRLDQDRKLMLFQHLGFVHCPIREHCPAYPNCMDALIERILGTKAHRPSSWNHSSQWQLTSDNNQLNLVILGSSGLGEEFAREIRAQTEDDEVEIDCQLYTLGYRIIDGDVGLPHNSFTTSDFMPHGSFCIYADDYSFEYIRSSLEKTLLSNLEQEDRLPFQGLPIVIMFVPESTIDELEAIRLRKEGQNLADSLQCPFIDVCIEDLEQDKRFPAPLVKDALQQLIQSINHRAGFLNIYQSVIECLEPDIRIIMCMFCGDPYSVENVLGPLLNHQCCFLSGDRSIVLETFLGESKRRVEVIISSFHGANAFRDELVHGFILVYSTKRKASLATLNAFSMNIPNLPIQIMAVTDTGGANAFFSNDLSHLLITEGNAIADKLQAHFMTSASSCQQKTAFYTPFFKEVWEKKPEIEQAFNMEEPGNLNDSGEGTLEYSALHPMPPPRHESYHLQTPDDGSGSESYEQLTPDGDLGDTGLNEQFADNRATPSDDSDIYSQVDFYREERERDLLKPGDITNKLSGWVKDTFMHQDGVTNSYSHRAFTTGRRHISQAKPRPKGNSQTLKQPGKINLKDFSNVTDAIARMTVGEKDEHGPKITMGHAPLATPELVDLGSEYAQVKDVVPSLYPSYDGDYMYASVQDSIGNNKPKLRHRREKGQPSYSDSDSEWSSLERQRVADVLGKVNKKPPSHKRIRKKRTAIPVAAPKVPSLASMGSGDGIVGLNYNVKEDKSWRVNPTERVSSETPDSSESSDPDHSRSRAKQYKHAAASLRKRFGNSLPQHLPTSLQHPYNVKHMTQEMFSASYDESSLDVSSPREINSPSVKDGDKLNRKKDKQKAKEDEKLEKRRQKEEKLKKHAEKEKEREKKKQEKIKQTKGPSSALSMNQQPLIEDFAQSETNRIPLFLEKCVQFIEDEGLDSEGIYRVPGNRAHVELLFQKFEEDGNVDIHSLDIPVNAVATALKDFFSKRLPPLIDKERMSELEDISGARGISKPMSATCMNMEDRSCRLLALRLMLNKLNPINFDVLKFIFHHFVKVAENCKLNSMDSKNLAICWWPTLLPIEFNDLGRFEAMRPYLEDVVQTMIDQYPFLFCGEEAIVMV
- the LOC100644547 gene encoding rho GTPase-activating protein 190 isoform X1, giving the protein MARKSDNIKTINVAVVGLSGTEKDKGQVGVGKSCLCNRFMRSLNDDYNVDHISVLSQSDFSGRVVNNDHFLYWGEVTKTAEDGTEYQFQVIEHTEFIDDASFQPFKGGKMEPYAKRCAATKITSAEKLMYICKNQLGIEKEYEQKVLPDGKLNIDGFLCVFDVSVVPNRSIEKQIEIVANILNSLMKTKKPIVLVTTKNDDANEQYVKEAEKLIMRKEYKGSILIVETSAHENINIDLAFMILAQLIDKTKMRSKLTPFAEAARARKELLDASTESLQRLIRIHVTDYRALWSQASKKLAQHKEFSTFVELFGIDATQRLFRRHIKKLKDEQVAKKIQGYLDMLPEILHEICPDITNLINEEWSAVQQYIKEHPDFHQYFYECPEDIPWIDCDFGENNGTKIPYDVLETPEAETVFKNHINILQQEQRRLELPKRWKKQFKQLLEETGYVTPGKHLSEVRVLFMGRECFEALSHHDCQEIYDQHQKEIIEKAKHNFQELLLEHADLFYHFKSIAPSGTITQDDIKEITDALVDDFRYKALDRLDQDRKLMLFQHLGFVHCPIREHCPAYPNCMDALIERILGTKAHRPSSWNHSSQWQLTSDNNQLNLVILGSSGLGEEFAREIRAQTEDDEVEIDCQLYTLGYRIIDGDVGLPHNSFTTSDFMPHGSFCIYADDYSFEYIRSSLEKTLLSNLEQEDRLPFQGLPIVIMFVPESTIDELEAIRLRKEGQNLADSLQCPFIDVCIEDLEQDKRFPAPLVKDALQQLIQSINHRAGFLNIYQSVIECLEPDIRIIMCMFCGDPYSVENVLGPLLNHQCCFLSGDRSIVLETFLGESKRRVEVIISSFHGANAFRDELVHGFILVYSTKRKASLATLNAFSMNIPNLPIQIMAVTDTGGANAFFSNDLSHLLITEGNAIADKLQAHFMTSASSCQQKTAFYTPFFKEVWEKKPEIEQAFNMEEPGNLNDSGEGTLEYSALHPMPPPRHESYHLQTPDDGMSVTFRSGSESYEQLTPDGDLGDTGLNEQFADNRATPSDDSDIYSQVDFYREERERDLLKPGDITNKLSGWVKDTFMHQDGVTNSYSHRAFTTGRRHISQAKPRPKGNSQTLKQPGKINLKDFSNVTDAIARMTVGEKDEHGPKITMGHAPLATPELVDLGSEYAQVKDVVPSLYPSYDGDYMYASVQDSIGNNKPKLRHRREKGQPSYSDSDSEWSSLERQRVADVLGKVNKKPPSHKRIRKKRTAIPVAAPKVPSLASMGSGDGIVGLNYNVKEDKSWRVNPTERVSSETPDSSESSDPDHSRSRAKQYKHAAASLRKRFGNSLPQHLPTSLQHPYNVKHMTQEMFSASYDESSLDVSSPREINSPSVKDGDKLNRKKDKQKAKEDEKLEKRRQKEEKLKKHAEKEKEREKKKQEKIKQTKGPSSALSMNQQPLIEDFAQSETNRIPLFLEKCVQFIEDEGLDSEGIYRVPGNRAHVELLFQKFEEDGNVDIHSLDIPVNAVATALKDFFSKRLPPLIDKERMSELEDISGARGISKPMSATCMNMEDRSCRLLALRLMLNKLNPINFDVLKFIFHHFVKVAENCKLNSMDSKNLAICWWPTLLPIEFNDLGRFEAMRPYLEDVVQTMIDQYPFLFCGEEAIVMV
- the LOC100644547 gene encoding rho GTPase-activating protein 190 isoform X2, whose translation is MARKSDNIKTINVAVVGLSGTEKDKGQVGVGKSCLCNRFMRSLNDDYNVDHISVLSQSDFSGRVVNNDHFLYWGEVTKTAEDGTEYQFQVIEHTEFIDDASFQPFKGGKMEPYAKRCAATKITSAEKLMYICKNQLGIEKEYEQKVLPDGKLNIDGFLCVFDVSVVPNRSIEKQIEIVANILNSLMKTKKPIVLVTTKNDDANEQYVKEAEKLIMRKEYKGSILIVETSAHENINIDLAFMILAQLIDKTKMRSKLTPFAEAARARKELLDASTESLQRLIRIHVTDYRALWSQASKKLAQHKEFSTFVELFGIDATQRLFRRHIKKLKDEQVAKKIQGYLDMLPEILHEICPDITNLINEEWSAVQQYIKEHPDFHQYFYECPEDIPWIDCDFGENNGTKIPYDVLETPEAETVFKNHINILQQEQRRLEWKKQFKQLLEETGYVTPGKHLSEVRVLFMGRECFEALSHHDCQEIYDQHQKEIIEKAKHNFQELLLEHADLFYHFKSIAPSGTITQDDIKEITDALVDDFRYKALDRLDQDRKLMLFQHLGFVHCPIREHCPAYPNCMDALIERILGTKAHRPSSWNHSSQWQLTSDNNQLNLVILGSSGLGEEFAREIRAQTEDDEVEIDCQLYTLGYRIIDGDVGLPHNSFTTSDFMPHGSFCIYADDYSFEYIRSSLEKTLLSNLEQEDRLPFQGLPIVIMFVPESTIDELEAIRLRKEGQNLADSLQCPFIDVCIEDLEQDKRFPAPLVKDALQQLIQSINHRAGFLNIYQSVIECLEPDIRIIMCMFCGDPYSVENVLGPLLNHQCCFLSGDRSIVLETFLGESKRRVEVIISSFHGANAFRDELVHGFILVYSTKRKASLATLNAFSMNIPNLPIQIMAVTDTGGANAFFSNDLSHLLITEGNAIADKLQAHFMTSASSCQQKTAFYTPFFKEVWEKKPEIEQAFNMEEPGNLNDSGEGTLEYSALHPMPPPRHESYHLQTPDDGMSVTFRSGSESYEQLTPDGDLGDTGLNEQFADNRATPSDDSDIYSQVDFYREERERDLLKPGDITNKLSGWVKDTFMHQDGVTNSYSHRAFTTGRRHISQAKPRPKGNSQTLKQPGKINLKDFSNVTDAIARMTVGEKDEHGPKITMGHAPLATPELVDLGSEYAQVKDVVPSLYPSYDGDYMYASVQDSIGNNKPKLRHRREKGQPSYSDSDSEWSSLERQRVADVLGKVNKKPPSHKRIRKKRTAIPVAAPKVPSLASMGSGDGIVGLNYNVKEDKSWRVNPTERVSSETPDSSESSDPDHSRSRAKQYKHAAASLRKRFGNSLPQHLPTSLQHPYNVKHMTQEMFSASYDESSLDVSSPREINSPSVKDGDKLNRKKDKQKAKEDEKLEKRRQKEEKLKKHAEKEKEREKKKQEKIKQTKGPSSALSMNQQPLIEDFAQSETNRIPLFLEKCVQFIEDEGLDSEGIYRVPGNRAHVELLFQKFEEDGNVDIHSLDIPVNAVATALKDFFSKRLPPLIDKERMSELEDISGARGISKPMSATCMNMEDRSCRLLALRLMLNKLNPINFDVLKFIFHHFVKVAENCKLNSMDSKNLAICWWPTLLPIEFNDLGRFEAMRPYLEDVVQTMIDQYPFLFCGEEAIVMV